The Methylopila sp. M107 genome contains the following window.
GCGGCGCGACGCGGCCGCCCTGCGGCTCGGTCCGATGGTAGGCGACCGAGAACACGGCGCCGAGACCGGCCAGCCCCATGCCGCCCTGCGCGTCGACCCGCATCATGTCCTTGACGCACATCCGCGCCGTGTCGACGCAGCGGTTGAGGATCGCGTCGTAGAGGTCGGGCGCGGCGGAGGCGTATTTGCGCGGCGCGACCCGGACGCTCGGCCTTTCGAGCTCGATGAAGCCCGGGCGGTCGAGCGCCTGGCCCGACGCCTTCACGCTTTCCACCCACTTGTCGAAGTCGGCCTGGTCGAGGCCGTGGAACTTGAAGCGCATGTCCGAGAAGCCGGCGCCGCTGTAGTTCGCCGAGAAGCCGTCGAACACGCCGGGCTTGTTGATCACGGCGTGCAGCTTCGTCTCCATGCCGGGCATGGCGTAGATCATGCCCGCAAGCGCCGGCACGTAGAACGAGTTCATCACGGAGGACGAGGTGATCTGGAACGAGATCGGCGCGTCGACGGGCGCGGCCAGCTCGTTCACGGTCGCGACGCCGTAGTCCGGATAGAAGAACAGCCACTTCCAGTCGAGCGCGACGGCCTGCACCCGCAGCGGCTTCACGCCCGCGGGAATCGGCCGCGACGCGTCGAGCCGCGCCAGCGGACGGTACGGGTCGAGCAGATGCGTCGACACCCAGGTGATCGCCCCGAGCGCGATGATGATGACGAGAGGCGCCGCCCAGATGACGACTTCGAGGCCGGTCGAGTGATGCCAGTCGGGATCGTATTCGGCGTCCTTGTTCGTCGAGCGGTACTTCCAGGCGAACAGGATGGTGAGCGCGATCACCGGTATGATGATGATGAGCATCAGCACGGTCGAGATCACGACGAGATCGCGCTGCTGGGCGGCGATGTCGCCCGACGGCGACATCACGACCATCTCGCAGCCCGAGAGCGCGAGCAGGGCCGGAATGATCGCTAGAGCGCGGAAAAATCTGGCGAACGGTTTCATCTTTTTATCGACCCGAGGCTTCGCGCCGTCGCTCTACGCCTCTGTTGTGCGATGCGACATTGGACGGTTTGTCCTATGGGCGAGAATGTCGCAAATGGTCTAGATGCGGGCGGCGCCTCCGAAGCGCATTGTAACCAACTTCGCGGCCCGAGTTCCAACTGGACCTTTGGCCTCGACGCCGGAAAGCGCTTAGTGTGGCGCCGCGGACGAAACCGAGGAGCGGCATCCGCCGATGAGCCAGGATATCGCAACGAACCCCGGCGCGATGGACCGCGCCACCGAGTCCCACGGCAAGGTGACGCCGGGCGAGATCGCGCTCGCGGTCGTCATCGGACGAACCTCGGAATATTTCGACTTCTTCGTCTACGGCATCGCCTCGGTTCTGGTGTTCCCGAAGCTGATGTTCCCGGAGATGGACCCCGTGATGGGGACGCTCTACTGCTTCGGCATCTTCGCGCTCGCCTTCGTGGCGCGACCCGTCGGCACGCTCATCTTCATGAAGGTCGGTCAGCTCTATGGGCGCGGCGTCAAGATGACGATCGCGCTGCTGCTGCTGGGATCGTCCACGGCCGCGATCAGCCTGCTGCCGAGCTACGCGCAGGTCGGCTACGTGGCCGCCTGGCTGCTCGCGGCCTGCCGCATCGGACAGGGCCTCGGCCTCGCCGGCGCGTGGGACGGGCTCGCTTCGCTGCTGGCGCTCAACGCGCCGGCGGGAAAGCGCGGCTGGTATGCGATGATGCCGCAACTCGGCGCGCCGTTCGGCTTCCTGATCGCCGCCGGCCTGTTCGCCTTCTTCGTGACCTATCTCCCGCAGGAGGACTTCCTGAGCTGGGGCTGGCGCTATCCGTTCTTCTGCGCCTTCGCCGTCAATGTCGTGGCGCTGTTCGCGCGGCTGCGCCTCGTGCTGAGCCCGGCCTACAGCCAGATGCTGGAAACCCGCTCGCTGGCGCCCGTGCCGGTGTTCGACATGATTCGCGACGAGGGCTGGAACGTGCTGATCGGCGCGTTCGCGCCGCTCGCGAGCTTCGCGCTGTTCCATCTCGTCACGATCTTCACGCTGAGCTGGGCGACGCTGTTCACCGGGATGGATGCGCGCACCTTCCTGATCATCGA
Protein-coding sequences here:
- the cyoA gene encoding ubiquinol oxidase subunit II, with translation MKPFARFFRALAIIPALLALSGCEMVVMSPSGDIAAQQRDLVVISTVLMLIIIIPVIALTILFAWKYRSTNKDAEYDPDWHHSTGLEVVIWAAPLVIIIALGAITWVSTHLLDPYRPLARLDASRPIPAGVKPLRVQAVALDWKWLFFYPDYGVATVNELAAPVDAPISFQITSSSVMNSFYVPALAGMIYAMPGMETKLHAVINKPGVFDGFSANYSGAGFSDMRFKFHGLDQADFDKWVESVKASGQALDRPGFIELERPSVRVAPRKYASAAPDLYDAILNRCVDTARMCVKDMMRVDAQGGMGLAGLGAVFSVAYHRTEPQGGRVAPPVRYVAAICTPEAPRDGRTVEAPLAAPIGKRAALDPSQSGAGLARLASSASAGSARSASPE
- a CDS encoding MFS transporter encodes the protein MSQDIATNPGAMDRATESHGKVTPGEIALAVVIGRTSEYFDFFVYGIASVLVFPKLMFPEMDPVMGTLYCFGIFALAFVARPVGTLIFMKVGQLYGRGVKMTIALLLLGSSTAAISLLPSYAQVGYVAAWLLAACRIGQGLGLAGAWDGLASLLALNAPAGKRGWYAMMPQLGAPFGFLIAAGLFAFFVTYLPQEDFLSWGWRYPFFCAFAVNVVALFARLRLVLSPAYSQMLETRSLAPVPVFDMIRDEGWNVLIGAFAPLASFALFHLVTIFTLSWATLFTGMDARTFLIIEIFGALALAAAIVASGVIADRIGRRTLIGASAAAIAVFSFFTPWLLGGGIVAQTAFILIGFTLLGLTFGQSSGSLTSNFSPKYRYTGAALTSDLAWLIGAGFAPFVALGLSSQLGLFIVGGYLISAAICTMASLFINRQLVMND